TGATAAATCGTAAGGACTCATTTCTAATTTTACTTTATCCCCAGGTAATAATTTGATATAGTGCATACGCATTTTACCTGAGATATGCGCTGTCACAACGTGACCGTTTTCTAACTCTACTCTAAACATTGCATTAGACAATGCCTCGATTATAGATCCAT
The genomic region above belongs to Dokdonia sp. Dokd-P16 and contains:
- the infA gene encoding translation initiation factor IF-1, whose amino-acid sequence is MAKQAAIEQDGSIIEALSNAMFRVELENGHVVTAHISGKMRMHYIKLLPGDKVKLEMSPYDLSKARITYRY